A genome region from Pseudodesulfovibrio alkaliphilus includes the following:
- a CDS encoding sigma-54-dependent transcriptional regulator produces the protein MDTPVPEILVVDDQADFARGLKRLIEGHFADVRVHLALSGDQALARLGRGPVDLMITDLQMPGMCGIDLIRKALSESPALSVVMLTAHGSIETAVDALKAGAYDFVTKPIEPDALFRVVAKGLERSQLLRENRRLRNRLELHKDRLIGDSPAMEQLKQSLAAVAATDYTVLILGESGTGKEVVAGMVRDLSARAHKPFVTVNCTAIPENLLESELFGHVRGAFSGADKDREGLFVKAHTGTILLDEIGDIPLETQAKLLRVLQEGEVRPVGSDRARKVDVRVIASTNQDLQARIAAGSFRSDLYHRINVLCLTLPPLRERQGDIALLARYFLLKACSELGLPDKELDPATLGRLAAQEWPGNVRELQNAMRKLAVFGPAGDPAAPSSAGAELPPFKEAKAGMVDGFTANYVREALRQSGGNISQAARLSGLSRVAVQNMLARFDIDPDEFRQP, from the coding sequence ATGGATACTCCCGTGCCCGAGATACTGGTGGTGGACGATCAGGCGGACTTCGCCAGGGGACTCAAACGGCTCATTGAAGGCCATTTCGCCGATGTCCGTGTGCATCTGGCCCTGTCGGGCGATCAGGCCCTGGCCCGGCTCGGGCGCGGGCCGGTGGACCTGATGATCACCGATCTTCAGATGCCCGGCATGTGCGGGATCGACCTGATCCGCAAGGCCCTGTCCGAATCCCCCGCCCTGTCCGTGGTCATGCTCACGGCCCACGGTTCCATCGAGACGGCGGTGGACGCGCTCAAGGCCGGGGCCTACGATTTCGTGACCAAGCCCATCGAGCCGGACGCGCTCTTCCGCGTGGTGGCCAAGGGGCTTGAGCGCAGCCAGTTGCTGCGCGAAAACCGTCGCCTGAGAAACCGGCTGGAGTTGCACAAGGACAGGCTCATCGGCGATAGCCCGGCCATGGAGCAGCTCAAGCAGTCCCTGGCCGCCGTGGCCGCAACCGACTATACCGTGCTCATTCTCGGCGAATCGGGCACGGGCAAGGAGGTGGTGGCGGGCATGGTTCGCGACCTGAGCGCCCGCGCCCACAAGCCCTTTGTCACCGTCAACTGCACGGCCATCCCGGAGAACCTGCTCGAAAGCGAGCTCTTCGGCCATGTCAGGGGCGCCTTCAGCGGTGCGGACAAGGACCGCGAGGGACTCTTCGTCAAAGCCCACACCGGCACCATCCTCCTTGACGAGATCGGCGACATCCCGCTGGAGACCCAGGCCAAGTTGCTGCGGGTACTCCAGGAAGGCGAGGTGCGCCCCGTTGGCTCGGACCGCGCCCGCAAGGTCGATGTCCGGGTCATCGCCTCCACCAATCAGGACCTGCAGGCGCGTATCGCAGCGGGTTCGTTCCGCAGCGACCTGTATCATCGTATCAATGTTCTCTGTCTGACCCTGCCCCCCCTGCGGGAGCGCCAGGGCGACATCGCGCTCCTGGCGCGTTACTTTTTGCTCAAGGCGTGCAGCGAACTGGGGCTTCCCGACAAGGAGTTGGACCCGGCCACGCTGGGCCGCCTCGCAGCCCAGGAATGGCCCGGAAACGTCCGCGAGCTGCAAAACGCCATGCGCAAGCTGGCCGTGTTTGGTCCGGCTGGAGATCCTGCTGCGCCGTCCTCGGCCGGGGCCGAGTTGCCGCCCTTCAAGGAGGCCAAGGCCGGGATGGTTGACGGTTTCACGGCCAACTACGTGCGCGAGGCCCTGCGCCAGAGCGGCGGCAATATCTCCCAGGCGGCCCGGCTCTCCGGCCTCTCCCGGGTGGCGGTGCAGAACATGCTCGCCCGCTTCGACATCGATCCCGACGAATTCCGCCAACCATGA
- a CDS encoding nucleoside deaminase: MARHDTSVPLSSADRRNLKAALDAAWASALSGEGPFGAVVAGPDGVVVMTQQAEAIGARDRTRHVEAVLASRFCHAYYDDPEFRAGSTLYSSVEPCAMCMFAMFKAGIGRLVFGLSAERLYSAHAVSATWPRIFLTSRECARYMSTPMVVQGPYFEDEGLRIVDESFKRCPACRG, from the coding sequence ATGGCCAGACACGATACATCCGTCCCGCTGTCGTCCGCGGACAGAAGGAATCTCAAGGCAGCCCTGGACGCGGCCTGGGCATCGGCCCTTTCGGGCGAGGGACCCTTCGGGGCCGTGGTGGCCGGACCTGATGGCGTGGTCGTCATGACCCAACAGGCCGAAGCCATTGGCGCACGGGATCGCACCCGGCACGTCGAAGCCGTGCTGGCTTCGCGGTTTTGCCACGCCTACTACGACGATCCAGAGTTTCGGGCCGGGTCCACTCTCTATTCGAGCGTGGAGCCGTGCGCCATGTGCATGTTCGCCATGTTCAAGGCCGGGATTGGGCGGCTGGTCTTCGGCCTGAGCGCCGAGCGTCTGTATTCGGCCCATGCGGTTTCCGCCACTTGGCCGAGGATATTCCTCACCAGCCGCGAGTGCGCCCGGTATATGAGCACCCCCATGGTCGTGCAGGGGCCGTACTTCGAGGACGAGGGGCTGCGCATCGTGGACGAATCCTTCAAACGCTGCCCGGCCTGCCGAGGCTGA
- a CDS encoding YeiH family protein — MAENVAQERDDVVVDKATSSWSDLWKKEDYWAIWLGFLILIIGSVIYFNNEPAGMRDKFAEANAIMEAEAAKAPFKTVAWYEAQTAKERIKARDGALAKSISAYLAKPKKWSSNPLDSLILSKEQADAMNAAAMPAYEAAAAAAVQAKTTALAAQAAAGQAGFKDAALNAKASSQIEEWLKLRTKASSAKGKTTNKPYNLIPGLLLLLVVFGAVFAVGMQFIDGSGAAFFKGFGFVFGIAFIAYVLAGQKTMAYYGIGDAAWAIALGMIISNTVGTPNWAKKALQVEFFIKAGLVLLGAEVLFNKIVAIGIPGIFVAWVVTPVVLITTFIFGQKVLKIKSKTLNMVISADMSVCGTSAAIATAAACKAKKEELTLAIGLSLVFTAIMMVVMPIIIKATGMPYILGGAWMGGTIDATGAVAAAGAFLSEKALYVAATIKMIQNVLIGMTAFGVAVYWCTKVECVEGQRVSAMEIWHRFPKFVLGFLTASIVFSMVYSVMGSDVGFTMVDQGVLRGFSGPLRGWFFCLSFAAIGLATNFRELRPYFKGGKPLILYACGQGFNLCLTLLMAYIMFYLVFPDITASI; from the coding sequence ATGGCAGAGAATGTTGCGCAAGAAAGAGACGATGTGGTGGTGGACAAGGCTACCAGCTCGTGGTCCGACCTCTGGAAGAAAGAGGATTACTGGGCCATCTGGCTGGGCTTTTTGATCCTGATCATCGGTTCCGTCATCTATTTCAATAACGAACCGGCCGGGATGCGGGATAAATTCGCCGAGGCCAACGCCATCATGGAGGCCGAAGCGGCCAAGGCGCCCTTCAAGACCGTGGCCTGGTATGAGGCCCAGACGGCCAAGGAGCGGATCAAGGCCAGGGACGGCGCTCTGGCAAAGAGCATCTCGGCCTATCTGGCAAAACCCAAGAAGTGGTCCAGCAATCCTTTGGATTCCCTGATCCTTTCCAAAGAGCAGGCCGACGCCATGAACGCCGCGGCCATGCCTGCGTACGAGGCCGCGGCTGCAGCGGCCGTGCAGGCCAAGACCACGGCCCTGGCCGCCCAGGCCGCTGCCGGGCAGGCCGGATTCAAGGACGCGGCCCTCAACGCCAAGGCTTCGTCCCAGATTGAGGAGTGGCTCAAGCTGCGGACCAAGGCCTCCTCGGCCAAGGGCAAGACCACAAACAAGCCGTACAACCTGATCCCCGGCCTGCTTCTGCTCCTGGTGGTCTTTGGCGCGGTCTTCGCCGTGGGCATGCAGTTTATCGACGGCTCGGGCGCTGCCTTCTTCAAGGGGTTCGGCTTCGTTTTCGGCATTGCGTTCATCGCCTATGTGCTGGCGGGGCAGAAGACCATGGCCTACTACGGCATCGGCGACGCTGCCTGGGCCATCGCCCTTGGCATGATCATCTCCAACACCGTGGGCACGCCCAACTGGGCCAAGAAGGCTTTGCAGGTCGAGTTCTTCATCAAGGCCGGTCTGGTGCTGCTTGGCGCCGAGGTGCTCTTCAACAAGATCGTGGCCATCGGCATCCCCGGCATCTTTGTGGCCTGGGTGGTCACCCCGGTGGTGCTCATCACCACCTTCATCTTCGGCCAGAAGGTGCTCAAGATCAAATCCAAGACCCTGAACATGGTCATCTCCGCCGACATGTCCGTGTGCGGCACTTCGGCGGCCATCGCCACAGCCGCAGCCTGCAAGGCCAAGAAGGAGGAGCTGACCCTGGCCATCGGCCTGTCCCTGGTCTTCACCGCCATCATGATGGTGGTCATGCCCATCATCATCAAGGCCACCGGCATGCCCTACATTCTGGGCGGCGCCTGGATGGGCGGCACCATCGACGCAACCGGCGCGGTGGCCGCTGCCGGAGCCTTCCTCTCCGAGAAAGCTTTGTATGTGGCCGCTACCATCAAGATGATCCAGAACGTGCTCATCGGCATGACTGCCTTCGGTGTGGCCGTGTATTGGTGCACCAAGGTCGAGTGCGTCGAGGGCCAGCGCGTCAGCGCCATGGAAATCTGGCACCGCTTCCCCAAGTTCGTGCTGGGCTTTTTGACCGCATCCATCGTCTTTTCGATGGTTTACAGCGTGATGGGTTCGGATGTGGGCTTCACCATGGTTGACCAGGGCGTGCTGCGCGGCTTCTCCGGCCCGCTGCGCGGCTGGTTCTTCTGCCTGTCCTTTGCCGCCATCGGACTGGCCACCAACTTCCGCGAGCTGCGCCCCTACTTCAAGGGCGGCAAGCCGCTGATCCTGTACGCATGCGGCCAGGGCTTCAACCTGTGCCTGACGCTGCTGATGGCCTACATCATGTTCTACCTGGTGTTCCCGGACATCACGGCCAGCATCTAA
- a CDS encoding glutamine synthetase family protein, which translates to MSIPVFNCKNADDVMKAVSDYDVSFIQYWFVDILGTLKSFQLTPSELEASFEEGMGFDGSSILGFCRIDESDMVAMPDPTTFQICSWRPAERPVARMFCDVVNPDGSPFAADSRYVLKRVMGMAAEKGYTFYVGPELEFFLFADDQDTQVLDSGGYFDAPPLDLGNNIRRDIIFALGAMGIQVEYSHHEVAPSQHEIDLRYQDGMIMADTAMTYRVVVKETARKHGCYATFMPKPIFGENGSGMHVHQSLFKNGRNVFYDASDEYNLSPEGKSYIAGILKHAPEFVAVTNQWVNSYKRLVPGYEAPVYIAWARRNRSALVRVPMYKPGKEAATRMELRCPDPAANPYLCFAVQLASGLKGIEENYVLPDPVEEDIFAMNDRTLKRNKIKALPGSLYEAATVLRKSAFMKEVLGEHLHTALVENKLAEWDEYRTQVTEYELDKYLPIL; encoded by the coding sequence ATGAGCATCCCGGTATTCAACTGCAAGAACGCGGACGACGTGATGAAGGCGGTCAGCGATTATGACGTGAGCTTCATCCAGTATTGGTTCGTGGACATCCTGGGCACGCTGAAGAGCTTCCAGCTCACGCCAAGCGAGCTTGAGGCGTCCTTTGAGGAGGGCATGGGGTTCGACGGTTCGTCCATCCTCGGATTTTGCCGCATCGATGAGTCGGACATGGTTGCCATGCCCGATCCGACCACCTTCCAGATATGCTCCTGGCGGCCCGCGGAACGCCCGGTGGCGCGCATGTTCTGCGACGTGGTCAATCCCGACGGCTCGCCCTTTGCCGCCGACTCCCGCTATGTGCTCAAGCGGGTCATGGGCATGGCGGCGGAAAAGGGCTACACCTTCTACGTCGGCCCGGAACTTGAATTCTTCCTCTTTGCCGATGATCAGGACACCCAGGTGCTGGACTCGGGCGGCTACTTCGACGCCCCGCCCCTGGATCTGGGCAACAACATCCGCCGCGACATCATCTTCGCCCTGGGGGCCATGGGCATTCAGGTGGAGTATTCCCATCACGAGGTGGCTCCGTCCCAGCACGAGATCGATCTGCGCTACCAGGACGGGATGATCATGGCGGACACGGCCATGACCTATCGGGTGGTGGTCAAGGAGACCGCCCGCAAACACGGCTGCTACGCCACCTTCATGCCCAAGCCCATCTTCGGCGAAAACGGTTCGGGCATGCATGTCCACCAGTCCCTGTTCAAGAACGGTCGCAACGTCTTCTACGACGCAAGCGACGAGTACAATCTCTCGCCCGAGGGCAAGTCCTACATCGCAGGCATCCTCAAGCACGCGCCCGAGTTCGTGGCCGTGACCAACCAGTGGGTCAACTCCTACAAGCGGCTGGTTCCCGGCTACGAGGCCCCGGTCTACATCGCCTGGGCCAGGCGCAACCGCTCCGCCCTGGTCAGGGTGCCCATGTACAAACCGGGCAAGGAGGCGGCCACCCGCATGGAGCTGCGCTGCCCGGACCCGGCGGCAAATCCCTATCTCTGCTTTGCCGTGCAGCTCGCCTCGGGCCTCAAGGGCATCGAGGAGAATTATGTGCTGCCCGATCCGGTGGAGGAGGACATCTTCGCCATGAACGACCGGACCCTCAAGCGTAACAAAATCAAGGCCCTGCCAGGCTCCCTGTACGAGGCCGCCACGGTTCTGCGTAAATCCGCCTTCATGAAGGAGGTGCTCGGCGAGCACCTGCATACCGCTCTGGTGGAGAACAAGCTGGCCGAATGGGACGAATACCGCACCCAGGTCACAGAGTATGAACTGGACAAATACCTTCCCATTCTCTGA
- the hisC gene encoding histidinol-phosphate transaminase — MADLDLRRLVPAHVRSFESYRPSNPDRELMRLYGVDHLHRLNNNENALGPPPAVREAVESFPSGVVTVYPNGDCFDLRHSLAGRFGKDPERFLVGNGSCEVIASVIKAFCGEGDNIVTADRTFAVYEWVAEFSGIKARLIPLRDMAFDPRGMLDAMDERTKILFVCNPNNPTGTYWDRATMDAFLDEVDGRAVVVIDEAYFEYVDREDYPDGMALMERHPNVIVFRTFSKMYALAALRVGYLCGSAAVVDMVRRTHVVYSVNTLAQRCAEAALRDDAPFIAATRTMVREARERLCPMFDAMGLEYIANEGNYLMVRVPMPDTLMYRKLMREGIMVRTMTGFRFPNWIRVSLVQGPVMEDFCRAFRRVLDKTA; from the coding sequence ATGGCTGACCTCGACCTGCGGCGACTGGTTCCGGCTCATGTCCGAAGCTTCGAGTCCTACCGGCCGAGCAACCCTGACAGGGAGCTGATGCGCCTGTACGGCGTGGACCATCTCCACCGCCTCAACAACAACGAAAACGCTCTGGGGCCGCCGCCAGCAGTGCGCGAGGCGGTGGAATCCTTCCCGTCCGGGGTCGTGACGGTCTATCCCAACGGCGATTGTTTTGACCTGCGTCACAGTCTGGCCGGGCGTTTCGGCAAGGACCCCGAACGGTTCCTGGTGGGCAACGGTTCCTGCGAGGTCATCGCCAGCGTGATCAAGGCTTTTTGCGGGGAGGGCGACAACATCGTCACCGCGGACCGCACCTTTGCGGTCTACGAGTGGGTTGCCGAGTTCTCGGGCATCAAGGCGCGGCTGATCCCGCTTCGGGACATGGCGTTTGATCCGCGGGGCATGCTTGATGCCATGGACGAGCGGACCAAGATCCTCTTTGTCTGCAATCCCAACAATCCCACCGGCACCTACTGGGACCGGGCGACCATGGACGCCTTCCTGGACGAGGTGGACGGCCGGGCCGTGGTGGTCATCGACGAGGCGTACTTCGAGTATGTGGACAGGGAGGACTACCCGGACGGCATGGCGTTGATGGAGCGCCACCCCAATGTCATCGTCTTTCGGACCTTCTCCAAGATGTATGCCCTGGCTGCCCTGCGCGTGGGCTACCTGTGCGGCTCGGCCGCTGTGGTGGACATGGTCCGGCGCACCCATGTGGTCTATTCGGTCAATACCCTGGCCCAGCGTTGCGCCGAGGCCGCCTTGCGCGACGACGCCCCGTTCATCGCGGCGACCCGGACCATGGTGCGGGAGGCTCGCGAACGGCTCTGTCCCATGTTCGACGCCATGGGGCTTGAATACATTGCCAACGAGGGGAACTACCTGATGGTCCGCGTGCCCATGCCCGACACGCTCATGTACCGCAAGCTGATGCGCGAGGGGATCATGGTCAGGACCATGACCGGGTTCCGGTTTCCCAACTGGATTCGGGTCAGTCTGGTGCAGGGGCCGGTGATGGAGGATTTTTGCCGGGCCTTCCGTCGGGTGCTGGACAAAACCGCATGA
- a CDS encoding ferritin-like domain-containing protein — translation MTKDKETRRGKVIEVLNKARAMELTAISQYMNQHYGLDAMDYGDLAKNLKLIAIDEMRHAEMLAERVKELGGEPVSEADAKTVRNQAVQEIFGFSADLEDVTIDVYNQFLLTCRENGDSISVKLFETLIEEEQEHFNYFDGVSEHITKLGDNFLARIAGTPASTGLQPQGFAVAKDA, via the coding sequence ATGACCAAAGACAAGGAAACCAGACGCGGAAAGGTGATCGAGGTACTGAACAAGGCCAGGGCCATGGAGCTGACCGCCATCTCGCAGTACATGAACCAGCACTATGGCCTGGACGCCATGGACTACGGCGATCTGGCCAAGAATCTGAAGCTCATCGCCATCGACGAGATGCGTCATGCCGAGATGCTCGCCGAGCGGGTCAAGGAGCTGGGCGGCGAGCCGGTGAGCGAAGCGGACGCCAAGACGGTCCGCAATCAGGCGGTCCAGGAAATCTTCGGATTCTCCGCCGACCTGGAAGATGTGACCATCGACGTATACAACCAGTTCCTGCTGACCTGTAGGGAAAACGGCGACAGCATCAGCGTCAAGCTCTTCGAGACCCTCATTGAAGAGGAGCAGGAGCACTTCAACTACTTCGACGGCGTCAGCGAGCACATCACCAAGCTGGGAGACAACTTCCTGGCCCGCATCGCCGGCACCCCCGCCTCCACCGGCCTTCAGCCCCAGGGCTTCGCCGTGGCCAAGGACGCATAG
- a CDS encoding universal stress protein, whose protein sequence is MNITRILLPVDGSRFSDAAADMAMDMAASFNASVVLLHVRKTVPTGLGQPNADELLEYLTKNAEVVMAHYRGRLDNARIDYIDLVVGGGVADVIANVAEVEKCDLVVMGSKGKSNLEGLILGSVTHKVLNIAHCPVLVVK, encoded by the coding sequence ATGAACATCACCCGCATCCTGCTGCCCGTGGACGGCTCGCGTTTTTCTGACGCTGCCGCGGACATGGCCATGGACATGGCCGCCAGCTTCAACGCGTCCGTCGTGCTCCTGCATGTGCGCAAGACCGTGCCCACCGGCCTGGGCCAGCCCAATGCCGACGAACTCCTGGAGTACCTGACCAAAAACGCCGAGGTGGTCATGGCCCATTATCGCGGCAGGCTGGACAACGCCAGGATCGACTACATCGATCTGGTCGTCGGAGGCGGTGTCGCCGATGTCATCGCCAACGTGGCCGAGGTGGAGAAGTGCGACCTCGTGGTCATGGGCTCCAAGGGCAAGTCCAACCTTGAAGGACTCATCCTCGGCTCGGTCACTCACAAGGTACTCAATATCGCCCACTGCCCCGTACTGGTGGTCAAGTAG
- a CDS encoding c-type heme family protein: MRFPRPHSLQSKFLIGLIATSLVIGGILYAVFSYYMGKLLEGEVHAKASMVLAQVDSVQSYVRHVLRPAMYVKLPDAFVIEAMSSSYISRRVMSRISDGSTHHVYRRVAIGARNEDFEANELERSLVARFQKDRAAQIWHGYENIDGVRHFVMARPVVFREECLRCHGTVEDAPVELVERYGDRGFGHEADTVGGVDFVGLPVTASVARIHGAITTYAIVFALAALFYFVATNIIFKRIVANSVRTLTTSFRRNFQDDTSMALYREVERGDEIHKITAGIERLSDYLYETRQKLQNYATNLETMVEERTSELARLAQARQSDVEMFARLLAGSSRSQSRRELWRATLPLIAERFDLERTVHLCALSTNRHYSWPESDEPPALPEDWVSLLSESRPLIEADRAFIPEESSPGSAEGLLCLYHKPGRSFCAQDRAVLIAIGRQLGIAAENFAALDSIMRHNANLQAVFEGITEPLLLADSSGSPIVVNEAARALSRDLSGGASDSGNIIGLLCGMGGQTGDCDISRSIGMDQVLSREVALPGGRSFSLSIYPVLANGADESGRAVVYVHETTRQKRLLAQMNQAEKMATVGKLASGLAHEINNPLGVILCYGELLRTSVPQGQPSDDVEVILKHTRQAQSVLRNLLNFARPKVATDKAVDMVPVVRSVVDVFRIQAEKQGVRIEVAVDGPVPPVNAEPQAVEHIMANLLLNALDMVPESGGQVFIELGHDPGASDVVLKVSDNGAGIAADHQPFIFDPFYTTKEVNKGSGLGLAVVFGFMSDLGGSIVAGNLHPEEDPGREGSPAGAVFTLRFPAASQPQEEA, translated from the coding sequence ATGCGATTTCCCAGACCCCACTCCCTGCAAAGCAAATTTCTCATCGGGCTGATTGCGACCTCTCTGGTCATCGGCGGGATTCTCTACGCCGTGTTCTCCTACTACATGGGCAAGCTGCTCGAAGGCGAGGTCCACGCCAAGGCGAGCATGGTTTTGGCCCAGGTGGACTCGGTCCAGAGCTATGTGCGCCACGTCCTGCGCCCCGCCATGTACGTCAAGCTGCCGGATGCCTTCGTCATCGAGGCCATGTCCAGTTCCTATATCTCGCGGCGGGTCATGAGCCGCATTTCGGACGGTTCCACGCACCATGTCTATCGCCGTGTGGCCATCGGGGCGCGCAATGAGGATTTCGAAGCCAACGAACTCGAGCGCAGTCTGGTGGCCCGATTCCAGAAGGACAGGGCCGCGCAGATCTGGCACGGTTACGAGAATATCGACGGTGTGCGCCACTTTGTCATGGCCAGGCCCGTGGTTTTCAGGGAGGAATGCCTGCGCTGCCACGGGACCGTGGAGGACGCCCCTGTGGAACTGGTGGAGCGCTACGGCGACCGGGGATTTGGCCATGAGGCGGATACCGTGGGCGGGGTGGATTTCGTGGGGCTGCCGGTGACCGCCTCCGTGGCCCGCATCCACGGGGCCATCACCACCTATGCCATTGTCTTCGCCTTGGCCGCTCTCTTCTATTTCGTTGCCACCAACATCATTTTCAAGCGCATCGTGGCCAACAGCGTACGCACCCTGACCACCAGCTTTCGCCGCAATTTCCAGGACGACACGAGCATGGCCCTGTATCGCGAGGTGGAGCGGGGCGACGAGATTCACAAGATAACCGCAGGCATCGAGCGGTTGAGCGACTACCTTTACGAGACGCGCCAGAAGCTCCAGAACTACGCCACCAACCTCGAAACCATGGTCGAGGAGCGCACCAGCGAGCTGGCCCGGCTGGCCCAGGCCCGGCAGTCGGACGTGGAGATGTTCGCCCGGCTCCTGGCGGGCTCAAGCCGCAGCCAGTCGCGGCGGGAGCTTTGGCGGGCCACCCTGCCCCTCATTGCCGAGCGTTTCGACCTTGAACGCACTGTCCACCTCTGCGCCCTGTCCACCAACCGCCATTACTCATGGCCCGAATCCGACGAGCCGCCGGCCCTGCCCGAGGATTGGGTTTCGCTGCTTTCGGAGTCGCGTCCGCTCATTGAGGCGGATCGCGCCTTCATTCCGGAAGAATCCTCGCCCGGCAGCGCCGAGGGGCTGCTCTGCCTCTACCACAAGCCCGGCCGCTCCTTCTGCGCCCAGGACCGGGCCGTGCTCATCGCCATCGGCCGCCAGCTCGGCATCGCTGCCGAAAACTTCGCGGCCCTGGACAGCATCATGCGGCATAACGCCAACCTTCAGGCCGTATTCGAGGGCATCACCGAGCCGCTGCTGCTGGCAGACAGCTCCGGCTCGCCCATTGTGGTCAACGAGGCTGCCCGCGCCCTCTCGCGTGATCTCTCCGGGGGGGCGTCTGACAGCGGCAACATCATCGGGCTTTTGTGCGGCATGGGCGGGCAGACCGGCGATTGCGACATATCCCGCTCCATCGGCATGGATCAGGTGCTCTCGCGGGAGGTGGCGCTGCCCGGCGGCCGAAGCTTCTCCCTGAGCATCTATCCCGTTCTCGCCAACGGGGCGGACGAAAGCGGCCGGGCCGTGGTCTACGTGCATGAGACCACGCGCCAGAAAAGGCTTCTGGCCCAGATGAACCAGGCAGAGAAGATGGCCACCGTGGGCAAGCTCGCCTCGGGTCTGGCCCACGAGATCAACAATCCCCTGGGCGTCATCCTGTGCTACGGCGAGCTGCTGCGCACCAGCGTCCCCCAGGGACAGCCCTCGGACGATGTGGAGGTCATCCTCAAGCACACCCGCCAGGCCCAGAGCGTCCTCAGGAATCTGCTCAATTTCGCCCGCCCCAAGGTGGCTACGGACAAGGCCGTGGACATGGTCCCGGTGGTCCGCTCGGTGGTCGATGTCTTCCGCATCCAGGCCGAGAAGCAGGGGGTGCGTATCGAGGTGGCCGTGGACGGCCCCGTGCCCCCGGTCAACGCCGAGCCCCAGGCCGTGGAGCACATCATGGCCAACCTGTTGCTCAATGCCCTGGACATGGTGCCCGAGAGCGGCGGTCAGGTTTTCATCGAGCTCGGCCACGATCCCGGTGCGTCAGACGTGGTGCTCAAGGTCTCGGACAACGGAGCGGGTATTGCGGCCGATCACCAGCCATTCATTTTCGACCCCTTCTACACCACCAAGGAGGTCAACAAGGGATCGGGCCTGGGGCTGGCCGTGGTCTTCGGCTTCATGAGCGATCTGGGCGGCTCCATCGTGGCCGGCAACCTCCATCCCGAGGAGGACCCCGGGCGCGAGGGCAGCCCGGCAGGGGCCGTGTTCACCCTGCGTTTTCCCGCCGCTTCGCAACCGCAGGAGGAGGCGTGA
- a CDS encoding GNAT family N-acetyltransferase, with protein sequence MNREALIARLREARREIEPGQEVEVGLFRPEDALGVSLAYLEVYGDAFPIGHVYDPDEVVRRNATDDQYTIVARTPRGEVVGLAGLFRHAPNPDVYEGGQFMVLKQYRRSHVARDISREVMQVQARRLGLPVVFCEAVCNHPASQRVAFQDGLDCTGLALECMPAKTYEVEGGVSRNVSLLLMFAVLKPSPCAARAPEPYGGFLRGLWDRFGLVRETLAPQPLAGDTQWSEFLLPEAGLCRLTVPRAGADFDAVTAGAEERAETIQIFLNLGDPAVDQAVDLLRERGYFFGGLLPHWFGADGLVMQKTPREPDWDAIILYGKRSKAMCDMVRADRESVTVPASS encoded by the coding sequence ATGAACCGGGAGGCGTTGATAGCCAGGTTGCGCGAGGCGCGGCGCGAGATCGAGCCGGGCCAGGAGGTGGAGGTGGGGCTGTTTAGGCCCGAGGACGCCCTGGGCGTCAGCCTCGCTTATCTCGAAGTGTATGGGGACGCCTTTCCCATCGGGCATGTCTATGACCCGGACGAAGTGGTCCGGCGCAACGCCACCGACGACCAGTACACCATCGTGGCCCGCACCCCGCGCGGCGAGGTGGTGGGGCTGGCCGGGCTCTTCCGCCACGCGCCCAACCCGGACGTATACGAGGGGGGCCAGTTCATGGTCCTCAAGCAGTATCGTCGCAGCCACGTGGCAAGGGACATCTCCCGCGAGGTCATGCAGGTCCAGGCCAGAAGGCTCGGGCTGCCCGTGGTCTTCTGCGAGGCGGTGTGCAATCATCCGGCATCGCAGCGGGTCGCCTTTCAGGACGGCCTGGACTGCACCGGCCTCGCGCTGGAGTGCATGCCCGCCAAGACCTACGAGGTCGAGGGCGGCGTATCCCGCAACGTCTCTCTTTTGCTCATGTTTGCCGTGCTCAAGCCGAGCCCGTGCGCCGCGAGGGCTCCCGAGCCGTATGGCGGGTTCCTCCGGGGGCTTTGGGATAGATTCGGCCTTGTGCGCGAAACCCTCGCCCCCCAGCCCTTGGCCGGTGACACGCAGTGGAGCGAATTCCTCCTGCCCGAGGCCGGGTTGTGCCGTCTGACCGTGCCCCGGGCCGGGGCCGATTTCGATGCGGTGACGGCCGGGGCGGAGGAACGGGCCGAAACCATACAGATATTTCTCAACCTGGGCGACCCGGCCGTGGATCAGGCCGTGGACCTGTTGCGCGAGCGGGGCTATTTCTTTGGCGGGCTGCTGCCCCACTGGTTCGGCGCCGACGGGCTGGTCATGCAGAAAACGCCCAGGGAGCCGGACTGGGACGCCATCATCCTGTACGGCAAGCGGTCCAAGGCCATGTGCGACATGGTGCGGGCGGACCGTGAGTCCGTGACCGTTCCTGCCTCGTCCTGA